From Paenibacillus sp. PL2-23:
GAAGCTGTTTCCGATGGGGACGCTTGGTGTTAACTATTTGAAGGAGCTTCGCGGACCGCTTCAGGATGTTCCGTTCCTGGCTACAGGCGGCGTGGATCTGCACAACATTGGGGAGTATTTCCGCGCGGGTGCAAATGCGGTCGGCATGGGCGGCAAGCTGGTCAATTTGGATTGGGTGAAGGAGGGACGCTTCGATTTGGTGGCGGAGCGTGCTAGAGCTTTTGTTGACGCGGTGCGAGAGTAGATAATCAGCGCCTTATTCCCGGCATTTTTTGAGTATACAAGCATAGGATGTTAGGAATAGGCGCGGCATTCCGGCGGCCGCTTGAAGCTGCCAGAAGCCGCAGCCGACCGTATGGCGGATGACTCCGTTAGCTTGGGGGAGGAACGAATGCGAAAAGGATGGGTCACGCTGTTGCTGCTAGCTATCATCATTGCGGGGGCATACAGCTTGAACAAACAGATTAACGTGTTCCCTACGATCGTCAGCACTGAGGTAGCTGTGCAATCGGCCGAAGGGGGCGCCGAGCCTGTGAAGGAAGGGGTCAGCGCGGGAGAGGCGGAGGTGAGCGAGCGTCCTTACGGCAAGCTGGAGCAGGACCTTGCGGCCGGCTTCAAGGAGCGCTCCGAGCGATTCACCGCCACTTATGTTGGAGACAAGTCCGAGCTGTCGGAGCATATGACGTCTATTATTCGCGAGGCGCTTACCTATGACGACTACTCCGCTTATATTCTGGAATCCTATTTGTATACGATCAGAAGCTGGGGCAGCAAGTCGACCATCACTGTAGAAGCGCGATATCGCGAATCGCTGGAGGAGACGGCGGAGGTTGACCGTGTGGTGGAGGAAGCGCTGGCTCAGCTTCTAAAGCCCGGCATGAACGAGCACGAGAAGGTCAAAGCGATTCATGATTGGATTGTCACACGCGTCGAATACGATCAGTCGCTAAGCTATTATACGGCCTACGATGCGGCAGTCTTGGGCAAGGCGGTCTGTCAAGGGTATTCCTTGCTTGGCTATCGGATGCTGGAGCAGGCAGGCATACCTGTTCGAATCGCGGAGGGTACCGTCGATACGGGAGAGCATGCCTGGAACATGGTGCGTCTGGACGGCCAATGGTACCATCTTGATCTGACCTGGGACGATCCTGTAGGAGCGGAGGATGATCGGATCAGATATACCTATTACCTGAAGACCGACGAGGAGCTGCGAGCCGATCATAGCTGGACCCGGACATATCCAGAGGCTTCGGTGAGCTATGCGGACACGCTGGCTGGCCTGGCGGCGGAGGACGCAGGTGAAGCGGACCGGTTCGCCAAGCTGAAGCTGTCGCTTGGCCTTCATTGGCTGGACGCTGAGCATACGGTTACGGACGGCTCGGCTCTGAAGGCAAAGATTCAATCGGCCGTTCGAGCTCGCACCACTCATCTGGCGTTCCGTTATAAGCAGGGGGATGACTTTCCGGAGCAGCTCAAAGCCGCGTTCAAGGATGTAGGAGCGGCGGTGGGCTATCGGGCGAGCTATGAGAAATATGGGAGCGATAACTCGCTGCTCGTTAATGTGCATCTGAATTATCCGTAATAGAGAGGAAGCCCGCATAGCCGCGAGGTCCAATGGGACCACGCGTCTGCGCGGGCTTCTGTCGTTATGAATGGGATTGGCGTGCTGCCGTCATCTGCTGCCAGACCGTGCCCGCAGCCTCCTCGCCGCTCCTGATCCTCTCCAAAGCGATCTGGGCTTGAAGCTGAATCTCGAACTCACTGTCTCTGGTCGCCTCCTGGAGCGCTTCGATCGCCGACTCGTCTCCAATTTCGTACAGGTATCGGGCTGCTCTCCAGCGCACAAGCTTGTTTTTGTCCTTCAGCGCTTCTATCATCGGCCCGATCGCCGAGGGATCGCCCATATCGGATAATGTATCGCCGGCGGTCCTTCGAACAGAGGAAGAGCGGTCCTTCAGCGCTTCGAACAGGAGCGGCAGCGCTTCCGGTGAACGAAGATCGCCCAGGTAGACGACGGCAAGCCTCCGAATAGAGGCATTCTCGTCGCGCAGAGCGCGGGCAAGAAGAGGAATGCCCTCCGGCGCGCTTGTGTAACGCTCCAGCGCCGCGTAGCGAGCCTGCCAATCCTCCGACTGGAACTGCCGTTCCGTCTCTTCCAGTGTCAAAGGCGATGGTCTTGGCGCCGGGGGTGCAGCTTGCTCACCAGGGCCGGCCGCAAGCGATGCTTCGATTAGAGAGGCAAGTCGCTCCTCTGTATAGGTCGCGTCAAGCTCGCGAACAATTTCCTCCGCGATTTCCTCAGGCTCGCCATATCTCACGCCGAATTCCTCCAGCTTGCGTTCCCGGATCATGCTGGAGCCAGCAGCGGCTGTTACGGCTTCGGCGAATTTGGACGGAAGAGCGGAGCGCACCTCGCCATCGTTCATACGGACCCGAACCTGCATGGGAATGCCCCGGAACATCTGCACGAGCACCTGCGCCTCGCCGAAGCCCGCGTTCATTCCCCCTGCCGCCGCCGGGGCGTCGTTCCCTTCCCCTCCTTGAAGCAGCGTTCGGGCATCTCCCAGAATGCGGGCCCAGTCTGCGCCCGGCTTGCGATCGAGAGCGATGAAGTCAGCGGTGCGGAACAGGCTTCGTACGCCTTCAATTGCCAGCAGGCTTTTGAGAGGCTCGGGCGCGCTTTCGGCATCCGCCGTTAGATAGGTATGGCGGCGTCCACGCGGCAGTGTTTCGTCGACGTTTAATTTCATCGAGTTGGGACTTGGTGTAGGTTCTATGGAGATCAGTTTCATGAGTGTTTGCCTCCTGTCTTAAGAAATTTGCCATTGTCGTATGCTTTAAGTGCGAGTTCAAAAAGTCCAGTTTTCAGCACCAGAGTTCATGCTTACGATGCTGCGTTTTTTTCAAAAACGCTGTAGAAGATCGATTGAAGCTAGGAAGTGAGGAGCGGTACACGTTTTCGGAGAAAACGACATCGTAAGCATCCTCTTAGTGGAGCTACGTGAGCACCTTAAAGGTTTCTGAAAGAAACCTGCTTCGTAAGCATAAGCTTGTTTCCGGAGGAAACACACTTCGTAAGCATACGCTTGTTCCGGCTGAAACCGGGCCCCGCGAAAGTAATCGGAATAAGCTTCGAAGCTCCCCTTCACTTTCGTGGGTATCAAGAGATATTCGATGCCGAGTATGCTTCCTGATTGGCCTCGTGATGATAAAACCTATTTCGAGGCCTTTCATTGATGAGCGACCGCATTTAAAGGTAGGTTTTATCGCCAATAAGAATTTAAATTCTTATGTGGGCAAAAGTGGGCTTTTTGAACAACCTCTTTAACTATACCATGTCAGCTGCGGATAATCCCAATAATCAGCACAGACGTCACCTCGCCGCGAGTAAACTGATTGTAGCGGGGCGATTTGCAATACATGCCAATCCCTTGGTATCTTAATGATAAGTCGAACTCGGATGGGGAGGGGAAGCTGGACTTGAGATTTAGAAGATTTGTCAACCAAGATCAGGTACAACAGCATAATTCCTTTAAGCAATTCCAGAGATGGCGTCAAGAACGACTCCGGAAGCTGAGGCAGAAGGATTATTCCTATATAGTTCCCAGTGTTGAACCCGATCTGGCGTTTCTGTCGGAGAACAGGGGATTGCCGGCCATTACATGGATCGGGCATTCCACCTTCCTGCTCCAGATTGGCGGGCTGAATATTGTGACGGACCCCGTATGGTCGGGGCAGATGGCGTTCCAGAAGCGTCTGTCAGCACCAGGCATTCCAATCGACAGAATGCCGCCGGTTGATGTCGTGCTGGTGTCGCATTCGCATTATGATCATCTCAGCATAGCGTCGCTCCGAAGACTGACGGGGGCCAAGCGGCTGCTGGTACCGGCAGGACTGAGCGCGAAGCTGCGGCTGAAGGGCTTCTCGAACATTCAGGAGTTTGAATGGTGGGAGACGACGCTTGTGAATGGCGTTGCCTTCACATTCGTGCCCTCGCAGCATTGGACCAGACGGAATCCTTGGGACACGAACAGCTCTCATTGGGGCGGCTGGATTATTGAGCCGCCAGGCGCGTCTGCCGCCTCCTGGGCGGATGCCTATTCGCAGGATCAAGGCGGGAAGTCGATCAATGAAGCTGCGGCATCTGCCCAGGCCGCAGCTGGCCAGCCTTCCGCGAGTGCCTCAAAGCCAAGCTCGCGCAGACCGCTTGTATCGAGCTCCCCTACCCTCTACTTCGCTGGGGACAGCGGATATTTCCGGGGCTTCAAGGAAATTGGCAGCCGGTTCCGTATCGATGTTGCTCTAATGCCGATTGGCGCTTATGAGCCGGAATGGTTCATGGGGCCGCAGCATGTTACGCCGGAAGAATCGCTTCAGGCATTCCAGGACATCGGGGCCGAATGGTTTGTTCCGATGCACTACGGCACGTTCAAGCTGGCGGACGATACGCCGAAGGAAGCGCTGGACCGGCTTGAACAAGGCAGAAAGCAAAGCGGCATAGAGGAGGAGCGCGTCGTTGTGCTGCCGCTTGGGGAGACGTGGAGACTGGCGGAATGGCCGACTGATCAACCTCTATAGGATGTACGTATCCTCATATAGACGATATACTTTCATTATCAACCATATAGCATTCATTCCAGGAGGAACGTTCATGACAGAGAAGAAGATACAAGTCGGCATTATCGGAGCGGGAGCGATTGGCAACGTTCATATGAGGACGTTGGCTGGGATTGACGACATGGAGACAACAGCGGTGACGGATGCTTCTTTGCCGCTTGCTCAGCAAAGAGCGGAGGAGCATGGCATCGGCAGGGTTCACGAATCGCCGCAAGCTCTCCTTGAGGATGAGACGATTGATGCCGTCATTATCGGCGTGCCGAACCAGTATCATGCGGCGCTTGCGATTGAGGCGCTGAGAAGAGGCAAGCATGTCCTGCTGGAGAAGCCGATGGCCATTGATTCCGTGGCAGCCCAGGCCATCTTCGAGGCAGCAGGGGAATCCGGCCGAATTCTGATGATGTCTCACCAAATGCGCTGGCAGGGTCTCAGCCGAGCTGTGAAGGCAAGAATCGAGAACGGCGACATGGGCCGAATCTACAACGCCAAGGCAGGCTGGCTGCGGAAGAAGGGCATTCCAGGCTGGGGCTCCTGGTTCACGCGCAAGGATCAATCCGGAGGCGGCCCTCTCATCGATATCGGCGTGCATATGCTGGACTTGTCCCTTTATTTGATGGGCAATCCGAAGCCGATTACCGTATTCGGCTCCACCTACGCGGAGTTTGGACCTAACAAGGAAGGCATCGGTACCTGGGGTACGCCGAACTGGGACGGCTATTACGACGTCGAGGATCTTGCGTCCGCGCTGATTAAGCTAGATAACGGCGCTACGCTGTCGCTGGAGGTCAGTTGGGCGGCGCATGCAGCAGGCTTGCCGGAGGCGCCGTTTATTTATCTCATGGGCACCAAAGGCGGAATTTCGATTGTAGGGGAACGGGCGACGTACGTCACCTATCAGGATAATGAGGTCGTCGAGACGGAAATCGTGCCCCTGGAGGGCGAAGAGGAACGGATTCTCATGTTCCGCCACTTTGCGGAATGTATCCGCGAGCACAAGACGCCTATCTCCTCAGCTTTGACCGGCTATACGAACAACCGCATTCTCGACGCGATCTATGAATCCTCGAGAACGGGCAACGAAGTGAAGCTAAGCTGGAGCTAGCCAGGCATTAAGCAGCAACGCCACCTCCCTTGAATCAGCGCGCCAACGTTGCTTGAGGGAGGTTTTTTGGCGGGCAACGCCCGAAACATGAGGAGAAACCAAACATTCTGTGCTATAATGGTTCGAGAAAATGCGATTTTGTAGTGAAGGACGGGATTAAATACTATGATTAGCACAAGTGGCATAACGCTTCGTTACGGGAAGCGCGCGCTTTTTGAAGATGTGAATATTAAGTTTACGCCGGGCAACTGCTACGGTCTGATCGGTGCGAACGGCGCCGGCAAATCAACCTTCCTGAAAATTTTGTCCGGAGAAGTGGAGCAGACCTCCGGAGAGGTTCATATTACGCCGGGCGAGCGTCTGGCCGTATTGAAGCAGAACCATTATGAATACGACCAGTTCAAGGTGCTGGAGACGGTCATTATGGGCCACAAGAAGCTGTACGAGGTCATGAAGGAGAAGGACGCCATCTACACCAAAGCGGATTTCACCGATGAAGACGGTATGCGCGCGGGCGAGCTGGAGGCTGAGTTTGCGGACATGAACGGCTGGGAAGCGGAGTCCGAAGCCGCAGAGATGCTGAATGGCCTTGGCATCGGCACGGAGCTGCACGACAAGCTGATGGCGGATCTGGGCGGCAATGAGAAGGTTCGCGTTCTGCTTGCGCAGGCTTTGTTCGGATCGCCGCAAATTCTGCTCCTCGACGAGCCTACGAACCATTTGGACATTGAATCTATCCGCTGGCTGGAGGACTTCCTCTCCAGATATGAAGGCACCGTTATTGTAGTCAGCCATGACCGTCACTTCCTGAACCAGGTATGTACCCATATCGCCGATATCGACTTTGGCAAAATTCAGATGTACGTGGGCAACTACGACTTCTGGTACGAGTCCAGCCAACTGGCGCTGTCTCTTATGCGCTCCGAGAACAAGAAGAAGGAAGACAAGATCAAGGAGCTGCAGGCGTTCATCCAGCGCTTCAGCGCGAACAAATCCAAGTCCAAGCAGGCGACTTCCCGGAAGAAGCTCCTGGACAAGATTACGCTGGACGACATTCGTCCTTCCAACCGCAAATATCCGTTTATTCTGTTCAAGGGCGAGCGCGAGGCGGGCAAGCAGCTGCTGCTCGTTGAAGGCTTGACGAAGTCCATCGAGGGCGACAAGATTATCGATAATCTGACGATCACCATCAACAAAGGCGACAAGGTTGCGTTTGTTGGGCCGAACAGCCTGCCGAAGACAACGTTCTTCCAGCTGCTGGCCGGCGAGCTGGAGCCGGATGCGGGCACGTATTCGTGGGGCGTTACGACAACACGCGCGTATTTCCCCAAGGACAACTCCAAATATTTTGAAGGTGTAGAGCTTAACCTGGTGGATTGGCTGCGCCAATACTCCAAGGACCCGGATGAGACGTTCCTGCGCGGCTTCCTCGGACGTATGCTGTTCTCCGGCGATGACGCCATGAAGAAAGCAAGCGTGCTGTCCGGCGGGGAGAAGGTTCGCTGCATGCTGTCGAAGATGATGCTGGAGGGCGCGAACGTGTTCATCCTGGATGAGCCGACGAACCATCTTGATTTGGAGTCTATCACAGCCCTTAACAACGGCTTGATCGATACGGACTGCACGATTCTGTTCACCTCGCATGACCATCAGTTCGTGCAGACAATTGCCAACCGCATAATTGAAATTACGCCAAACGGCGTGATTGATCGGATGATGACATACGACGAATATCTTGAAAGCGCCGAAATCAAAGAAATCCGCGAGCGTATGTACGCCGTATAGTAAGCGCACAATAACCGTCTTAGGAGCTTCCTGGAGCCCAAGGCGGTTTTTGTTTGCGGACAAGAGAGCGGATTTGGCGGATGTCCCACTCTTTTGCCTGCATGCACAAAAGTGCGTACCGGGTCAACACTGTTTCTCTAGACCCACACGGATACGATCGGGTATGATACCAAGAGATGTTCGCTGGCAGGAGGGTATGTTTTGACACAATATGATGACATTAAACAAGGCGAGAAGGGCGCATGGGTCAGTATCGCCGCTTATATCGTATTATCCGCGCTCAAGCTGGGGGCCGGCTACTGGTTTGTATCGGGCGCCCTCGTCGCGGACGGCTACAATAACTTAACGGATATTGTCGCCTCGCTGGCAGTATTAATTGGACTGCGTATTTCGCAGAAGCCGCCGGATAAGGATCATCCTTACGGCCATTTCCGAGCGGAGACGATAGCGGCGCTAATCGCCTCCTTCATCATGGCCAGCGTCGGCCTGCAGGTGCTTATATCCGCTGTCAGATCTCTTGCGTCAGGTGAGCATGGCACGCCGAATCTGATTACGGCCTGGGTGGCGCTGTTCTCCTCCGTGTGTATGGGCGCCGTCTATCTGTACAACAGCCGCTTGGCCAAGCGGATTAACAATCAGGCTTTGATGGCGGCAGCGAAGGATAATTTGTCCGACGCGTTAGTCAGTACAGGCGCAGCGGTAGGCATCATCGGAGCGCAGTTCGGAATGCCATGGCTGGATCCCGTGGCAGCCTTTGCCGTGGGCATTATTATTTGCAAGACGGCATGGAGCATATTTTACAGCTCGACGCACGCGCTGACGGACGGCTTCGACGAAAAGGAGCTCAAGACGTTCCAGTCCACCATCGAGGGAACGAAGGGCGTCAGAACGATCAAGGACATCAAGGCCCGCGTGCACGGCAGCAATGTGCTGGTAGATGTCATTATTCAAGTGGATCCCGGCTTGTCCCTGATTGAGAGCCATCAAATCGCTGACGATATCGAGCGAAGACTCGGCCGCAAGCATAATATTATGGGGGTTCATGTTCATGTAGAGCCGTTGGACGGCGCTGGTAAATGTCACCATTAGAATAGTCCTGTATCCAAAATGGTTCTATAGTCCTATTTTCGAATGAGACACCTCTCATTTTTTGTCCGTGTGAATCGCTTTCAGTGATTCAAGCGGCTGTAAGCAAAGCTTGCTTCCAATGATGGCACAAGAAGGCATCTCCCCCGCGGAGATGCCTTTTATTAATATTCTCTCAGCAAGAAGGATACGTCTTTTCTCCCAAATTACCTCAGTCCTATTTGGGAGCCTGGATGGATGCTTGCTCCACTTAGCCGACCTTACAATGGTTGTAGAACGCCGGTTACCGGCAGCAAGCTTACACAACAAGGAGGCGTATTCTCATGAAGTATACAATGAAGCATAAGATAGCTACCGTAACAGTGACAGCAGCAATGATGTTCGGCTCGTTGACGGTATTGCCAGCTCCTGCGGCGCACGCCGCGCAATCTGCAGAGGTGACATGGGGCGTGAACATGCGGACAGCGCCGTCCGCCTCGGCAAATGTCATTCGCATGCTCAAGAAGGGCGAGACGATCTCTATCATTGAAAGCTCCGGCAGCAGCTGGTACAAAATAAGCGATGCTAATGGGCGGACGGGCTATATTTCGTCTTCGTCCAAATATACGGATATTATTGCTGGCAGCTCTGGCTCAGGCTCCTCATCGGGTGGGACAAGCTCGGAAGCCGGTGCTGTGACAGCGGCGATTGGCACGGTTAAGAAGTCGGTATCGTTCCGGGAAGGGGCATCCACCTCCGCCGACCGCATTCGTTATCTGAAAGCAGGCGAGCAGATGCAAATTACGGGACAGCCGAACAGCTATTGGTATGAGGCGGTTGACGCAAGAGGGGTCAAAGGCTACGTGTCTTCTCAATCGCAATATATGACTGTCAGCAACGGTACGATCGGCAGCGGCTCCGCGGGCTCGGGCGGTGGCAGCGCGCCGTCCACAGAGACGCCGCCGGCATCGTCCAGCGATGTGGAGAAGGTGATTGCCGCAGGCATGAAATATTTGGGCACGCCATACGAATATGGCTCCAGCCGCAGCACGACGACCACCTTCGACTGCTCCGACTTCGTCAGACAAGCGTTCAAGGACGCGCTTGGCCTTACGCTGCCGGCTGATTCGCGAGGTCAGGGCTCCTATGTGAAAAGTAAAGGGAGCTACACAACAAGCATTAGCGGGCTGAAACGCGGCGACCTTATGTTCTTCATGTCGTACAGGGGCTCCAGCGCATCGTCGTACAGCGGCATTAACAAGCAGGCGCAGACCATTACGCATGTAGGCATCTATCTGGGAGACGGCAAGATTCTTCACACGTACTCCAAAGAAAGCGGCGGCGTCACAACAGGCACGATTACCGGCAAGCATTGGGAGCATCGCTTCATATTCGGAGGCAGTGCTCTGTAGGGCCAGCAAGAGGGCAAGCACCAATAAAGCTAGCAACAAAAAAGCAATCCCTTTGGCCGTGACCTTAACGGCCAGGGGGATAGCTTTCTGTTCGTAGTTCGTATGACAGCGAGACAAGGGCTTCATCAAGCCTGCAGATCCTTCTGCAGCTCCGCTGCCCGTTTCTTCTTCTTGCGCAATACGCTCCGTATAATGAGAAAAGCGGCAATGAGAGGTATGCTGCCAAGAAATATATACAAGGACACGTCTTTGACCATAGATTCCGCCGCGCGTCCGTAGAAGTAGAACAATGCGCCTACCGCATAGAACTTGACAGCCCTGCCGATGGCTGCATAACCGATAAGCCGCCATAAAGGGAAGTTCAAGCATCCCGATAATATCGTAAACACCTTGAACGGAATCGGCGTAAAGGAGCCAATCAGGATGGCGGATTCACCGCTTTTCTGGAATCGGGTAGTCGCCGCGTCGATCCATTCCGCTTTCAGGAATCGGTAAAGGACGGACTTGCCCATAAGCTTGCCCAAATAGTAGCCTACCGGAGTGCCCAGCAAGCAGGCGATATAGCCAACGGTAGCCAGCCATAGCGCGGAAGTGGGATTCACGATGCTGAGCGATACTTGAAGGAAGAATGCGGGGATGGGGAAGATGACCGCATCCAGGAAGGAATGCGCGAACAAGCCCCAGGGACCGTAATCCTCCAGAAAATCGACAATTGCTTGAAACATGAAGTAGGCTCCTTTTCGTTTCACTTGCCTGCTAAGTATAGCATACCGCCAGCAATTCCGCGTATGCAAAAATAGCCCACAGATACATACGTAAGAGTCG
This genomic window contains:
- a CDS encoding transglutaminase domain-containing protein; amino-acid sequence: MRKGWVTLLLLAIIIAGAYSLNKQINVFPTIVSTEVAVQSAEGGAEPVKEGVSAGEAEVSERPYGKLEQDLAAGFKERSERFTATYVGDKSELSEHMTSIIREALTYDDYSAYILESYLYTIRSWGSKSTITVEARYRESLEETAEVDRVVEEALAQLLKPGMNEHEKVKAIHDWIVTRVEYDQSLSYYTAYDAAVLGKAVCQGYSLLGYRMLEQAGIPVRIAEGTVDTGEHAWNMVRLDGQWYHLDLTWDDPVGAEDDRIRYTYYLKTDEELRADHSWTRTYPEASVSYADTLAGLAAEDAGEADRFAKLKLSLGLHWLDAEHTVTDGSALKAKIQSAVRARTTHLAFRYKQGDDFPEQLKAAFKDVGAAVGYRASYEKYGSDNSLLVNVHLNYP
- a CDS encoding conserved virulence factor C family protein, producing MKLISIEPTPSPNSMKLNVDETLPRGRRHTYLTADAESAPEPLKSLLAIEGVRSLFRTADFIALDRKPGADWARILGDARTLLQGGEGNDAPAAAGGMNAGFGEAQVLVQMFRGIPMQVRVRMNDGEVRSALPSKFAEAVTAAAGSSMIRERKLEEFGVRYGEPEEIAEEIVRELDATYTEERLASLIEASLAAGPGEQAAPPAPRPSPLTLEETERQFQSEDWQARYAALERYTSAPEGIPLLARALRDENASIRRLAVVYLGDLRSPEALPLLFEALKDRSSSVRRTAGDTLSDMGDPSAIGPMIEALKDKNKLVRWRAARYLYEIGDESAIEALQEATRDSEFEIQLQAQIALERIRSGEEAAGTVWQQMTAARQSHS
- a CDS encoding MBL fold metallo-hydrolase; protein product: MRFRRFVNQDQVQQHNSFKQFQRWRQERLRKLRQKDYSYIVPSVEPDLAFLSENRGLPAITWIGHSTFLLQIGGLNIVTDPVWSGQMAFQKRLSAPGIPIDRMPPVDVVLVSHSHYDHLSIASLRRLTGAKRLLVPAGLSAKLRLKGFSNIQEFEWWETTLVNGVAFTFVPSQHWTRRNPWDTNSSHWGGWIIEPPGASAASWADAYSQDQGGKSINEAAASAQAAAGQPSASASKPSSRRPLVSSSPTLYFAGDSGYFRGFKEIGSRFRIDVALMPIGAYEPEWFMGPQHVTPEESLQAFQDIGAEWFVPMHYGTFKLADDTPKEALDRLEQGRKQSGIEEERVVVLPLGETWRLAEWPTDQPL
- a CDS encoding Gfo/Idh/MocA family oxidoreductase, with translation MTEKKIQVGIIGAGAIGNVHMRTLAGIDDMETTAVTDASLPLAQQRAEEHGIGRVHESPQALLEDETIDAVIIGVPNQYHAALAIEALRRGKHVLLEKPMAIDSVAAQAIFEAAGESGRILMMSHQMRWQGLSRAVKARIENGDMGRIYNAKAGWLRKKGIPGWGSWFTRKDQSGGGPLIDIGVHMLDLSLYLMGNPKPITVFGSTYAEFGPNKEGIGTWGTPNWDGYYDVEDLASALIKLDNGATLSLEVSWAAHAAGLPEAPFIYLMGTKGGISIVGERATYVTYQDNEVVETEIVPLEGEEERILMFRHFAECIREHKTPISSALTGYTNNRILDAIYESSRTGNEVKLSWS
- a CDS encoding ATP-binding cassette domain-containing protein encodes the protein MISTSGITLRYGKRALFEDVNIKFTPGNCYGLIGANGAGKSTFLKILSGEVEQTSGEVHITPGERLAVLKQNHYEYDQFKVLETVIMGHKKLYEVMKEKDAIYTKADFTDEDGMRAGELEAEFADMNGWEAESEAAEMLNGLGIGTELHDKLMADLGGNEKVRVLLAQALFGSPQILLLDEPTNHLDIESIRWLEDFLSRYEGTVIVVSHDRHFLNQVCTHIADIDFGKIQMYVGNYDFWYESSQLALSLMRSENKKKEDKIKELQAFIQRFSANKSKSKQATSRKKLLDKITLDDIRPSNRKYPFILFKGEREAGKQLLLVEGLTKSIEGDKIIDNLTITINKGDKVAFVGPNSLPKTTFFQLLAGELEPDAGTYSWGVTTTRAYFPKDNSKYFEGVELNLVDWLRQYSKDPDETFLRGFLGRMLFSGDDAMKKASVLSGGEKVRCMLSKMMLEGANVFILDEPTNHLDLESITALNNGLIDTDCTILFTSHDHQFVQTIANRIIEITPNGVIDRMMTYDEYLESAEIKEIRERMYAV
- a CDS encoding cation diffusion facilitator family transporter — translated: MTQYDDIKQGEKGAWVSIAAYIVLSALKLGAGYWFVSGALVADGYNNLTDIVASLAVLIGLRISQKPPDKDHPYGHFRAETIAALIASFIMASVGLQVLISAVRSLASGEHGTPNLITAWVALFSSVCMGAVYLYNSRLAKRINNQALMAAAKDNLSDALVSTGAAVGIIGAQFGMPWLDPVAAFAVGIIICKTAWSIFYSSTHALTDGFDEKELKTFQSTIEGTKGVRTIKDIKARVHGSNVLVDVIIQVDPGLSLIESHQIADDIERRLGRKHNIMGVHVHVEPLDGAGKCHH
- a CDS encoding C40 family peptidase, which translates into the protein MKYTMKHKIATVTVTAAMMFGSLTVLPAPAAHAAQSAEVTWGVNMRTAPSASANVIRMLKKGETISIIESSGSSWYKISDANGRTGYISSSSKYTDIIAGSSGSGSSSGGTSSEAGAVTAAIGTVKKSVSFREGASTSADRIRYLKAGEQMQITGQPNSYWYEAVDARGVKGYVSSQSQYMTVSNGTIGSGSAGSGGGSAPSTETPPASSSDVEKVIAAGMKYLGTPYEYGSSRSTTTTFDCSDFVRQAFKDALGLTLPADSRGQGSYVKSKGSYTTSISGLKRGDLMFFMSYRGSSASSYSGINKQAQTITHVGIYLGDGKILHTYSKESGGVTTGTITGKHWEHRFIFGGSAL
- a CDS encoding VTT domain-containing protein translates to MFQAIVDFLEDYGPWGLFAHSFLDAVIFPIPAFFLQVSLSIVNPTSALWLATVGYIACLLGTPVGYYLGKLMGKSVLYRFLKAEWIDAATTRFQKSGESAILIGSFTPIPFKVFTILSGCLNFPLWRLIGYAAIGRAVKFYAVGALFYFYGRAAESMVKDVSLYIFLGSIPLIAAFLIIRSVLRKKKKRAAELQKDLQA